From one Pseudomonas sp. S35 genomic stretch:
- the gap gene encoding type I glyceraldehyde-3-phosphate dehydrogenase, producing MTLRIAINGFGRIGRNVLRALYTQGYRQDLQIVAINDLGDSSINAHLLKYDTVHGTFDAEVAHDQESLTVNGDRIAVSAIRNPADLPWAAHKIDVVFECTGLFTDRDKAAAHITAGARKVIISAPAKGADATVVYGVNHDILRQSHQIISNASCTTNCLAPVAQVLHRELGIESGLMTTIHAYTNDQNLTDVYHTDPYRARSATQNMIPSKTGAAEAVGLVLPELAGKLTGMAVRVPVINVSLVDLTVTLKKEATAEEVNALLKEASQHSKILGYNTLPLVSSDFNHNPLSSIFDANHTKVSGKLLKVLAWYDNEWGFSNRMLDNCLALCNAE from the coding sequence ATGACTCTTCGTATCGCAATCAATGGTTTTGGCCGTATTGGCCGTAATGTCCTGCGCGCACTGTATACCCAAGGCTACCGCCAGGATTTGCAGATCGTCGCCATCAATGATCTGGGCGACAGTTCGATCAATGCCCACCTGCTCAAATACGACACCGTACATGGCACATTCGACGCAGAGGTCGCCCACGATCAGGAAAGCCTGACCGTCAATGGTGACCGGATTGCCGTGAGTGCCATTCGCAACCCGGCCGACCTGCCCTGGGCTGCACACAAGATCGATGTGGTGTTCGAATGCACCGGTCTGTTCACCGACCGTGACAAGGCCGCCGCCCATATTACCGCTGGCGCGCGCAAGGTGATCATCTCGGCACCGGCCAAGGGCGCGGACGCCACTGTGGTGTACGGCGTGAACCACGACATTCTGCGCCAATCCCACCAGATCATCTCCAACGCCTCGTGCACCACCAACTGCCTGGCGCCGGTCGCCCAGGTGCTGCACCGCGAACTGGGCATCGAGAGTGGCTTGATGACCACCATCCACGCCTACACCAACGACCAGAACCTGACCGACGTCTACCACACCGACCCGTACCGCGCGCGCTCGGCCACCCAGAACATGATCCCGAGCAAGACTGGCGCCGCCGAAGCAGTAGGCCTGGTGCTGCCGGAACTGGCCGGCAAGCTGACCGGCATGGCCGTGCGCGTGCCGGTGATCAACGTGTCCTTGGTGGACCTCACCGTGACGCTGAAGAAAGAAGCCACCGCAGAGGAAGTCAACGCGCTGCTCAAGGAAGCCAGCCAGCACTCGAAGATCCTCGGCTACAACACCTTGCCGCTGGTTTCCAGTGACTTCAATCACAACCCGTTGTCGTCGATCTTCGACGCCAATCACACCAAGGTCAGTGGCAAGTTGCTCAAAGTACTCGCCTGGTATGACAACGAGTGGGGCTTCTCGAACCGTATGCTGGATAACTGCCTGGCGCTGTGCAACGCCGAGTAA
- a CDS encoding sigma-70 family RNA polymerase sigma factor, whose protein sequence is MSQSRFNQVFLTQRVILLRTLQRMVNNHSTAEDLLQETYLRVTRALSERPIDHLEPFVYQTARNLALDHLRSRRIQARTLQEDVPLDILQSVAAPISTPEDATQAEQLLEHLSVSLGQLSARQQQIFILSRLHGCSYQEIADQLDVSLSTVQKELKLIMAICVGVAERLDRP, encoded by the coding sequence GTGAGCCAATCTCGCTTCAACCAAGTCTTTCTCACCCAACGGGTGATTCTGCTACGCACCTTGCAGCGGATGGTCAATAACCACAGCACCGCCGAGGACCTGTTGCAGGAAACCTACCTGCGCGTCACCCGGGCCCTCAGCGAGCGGCCGATCGATCACCTCGAACCCTTCGTCTACCAAACCGCGCGCAATCTGGCGCTGGATCATCTGCGCTCACGTAGGATCCAGGCCCGCACGTTGCAGGAAGATGTCCCGCTGGACATCCTGCAAAGCGTCGCCGCCCCCATCAGCACCCCTGAAGATGCCACCCAGGCCGAGCAATTGCTGGAGCACCTGAGCGTCAGCCTGGGCCAGTTGAGCGCCCGCCAGCAGCAGATCTTCATCCTCAGCCGCCTGCACGGGTGCAGCTACCAAGAGATTGCCGACCAGTTGGACGTGTCCTTGAGCACCGTGCAAAAGGAACTGAAATTGATCATGGCGATCTGCGTAGGTGTGGCCGAACGGTTGGATCGGCCTTAA
- a CDS encoding FecR domain-containing protein, whose protein sequence is MTDPNKLRPHELAHEVLQDTAMDQALDWLIALQCPQPGQQAELEAWLASDPAHVDAFAKAQAAWGGAPVHSAAVALAAPRKPGAWRRIKPHWKPLATAAVLLIGLLSFSNLPVRLQADHLTVVGERQRLQLDDGSKVLLNTNSAFSSSIKDHQRIARLYQGEAFFDVTPSPGLPLQIDAGPVRASVRDTAFAVRYLNGEAQVQVQRGDVDLSNTFDDARVRLRAGESIRIGPKGFGQPAKLDANKELAWVQGRLIFENCPMSEVLAELRRYYPGWIVNTNDQLASVAVTGNYRLDQPLDVVRSLAHITSAKLSEYPALVILN, encoded by the coding sequence GTGACGGACCCGAATAAACTGCGCCCCCATGAGCTGGCTCATGAGGTGTTGCAAGACACGGCTATGGACCAGGCTCTTGATTGGCTGATCGCCTTGCAGTGCCCGCAACCCGGGCAGCAGGCGGAACTCGAAGCCTGGCTGGCCAGTGACCCCGCGCACGTCGACGCCTTCGCCAAGGCCCAGGCCGCCTGGGGCGGCGCGCCGGTGCACAGCGCCGCAGTGGCCCTGGCTGCGCCGCGCAAGCCCGGCGCCTGGCGGCGGATCAAACCCCATTGGAAACCGCTGGCCACCGCCGCCGTGCTGCTGATCGGCCTGCTCAGCTTCAGCAACCTGCCGGTGCGCCTGCAAGCCGACCACCTCACCGTGGTCGGCGAACGCCAGCGCCTGCAATTGGACGATGGCTCAAAAGTATTGCTGAACACCAACTCGGCATTCTCCAGCAGCATCAAGGATCACCAGCGCATCGCCCGCCTGTACCAGGGCGAAGCGTTTTTCGACGTCACGCCGAGCCCCGGCTTGCCTCTGCAAATCGACGCCGGCCCGGTGCGCGCCAGCGTGCGCGACACCGCCTTCGCCGTGCGCTACCTCAATGGCGAGGCCCAGGTGCAAGTGCAGCGCGGCGATGTGGACCTGAGCAACACCTTCGACGATGCCCGTGTGCGCCTGCGCGCCGGCGAGAGTATCCGCATCGGCCCCAAAGGCTTCGGCCAACCCGCCAAGCTGGATGCCAACAAGGAGCTGGCCTGGGTGCAGGGTCGGCTGATTTTCGAAAACTGCCCGATGAGCGAAGTGCTTGCCGAACTGCGCCGCTATTACCCCGGCTGGATCGTCAACACCAACGACCAACTGGCCAGCGTCGCGGTTACCGGCAATTACCGCCTCGACCAGCCCCTGGACGTGGTGCGCTCCCTGGCACACATCACCTCGGCCAAGCTCTCGGAATACCCGGCGCTGGTCATCCTGAACTAA
- a CDS encoding TonB-dependent receptor, with translation MSSRFNRRSSSPVLSLLTAAILLAGVPVMAATAAEPVSRSQGNYNFSIEQQPLVSALNAFTAVTGWQVGLPAELGQGVSSPGARGPLSPEKALDRLLVGTNLSYRKLGNNNIVLEKRAAGSTLNLQQVTISATRNEQDVSRVPSTVSVHERQELDRLNVGNSRDLVRYEPGVSVGGAGTRSGNAGFNIRGIDGDRILTQVDGVEVPDHFSNGPYAQTRRNYVDPEIVKRVEILRGPASALYGSSAIGGAVSYFTLDPDDIIKPGKDVGARLKTGYSSADESWLTSGTVAGRVQDFDGLLHVSQRNGHETESYDGNNATGLNRTGANPEDARTTNVLAKLGWNYGDDNRLGLTYEKYKDDRDTNQKSAVGGPFNAGPSSNLYRSRAGNDTITRERFAIENSFALESPIADRIKTSLNYQIAKTDQTTNEHYVGARNLWRERETLYQEKQWVFDAQLDKAFAIGDTDHAVTYGTTLKQAKVTGSRTGSATCLAVSVGCAAIGAPSTNIRDIVVPASDFPDPTINTYALFAQDQISWGKWTFLPSVRYDYTQLKPKLTEDFLNATDPNRIYNHDDSEKTWHRVSPKFGLTYALTNNYTWFGQYAEGFRTPSAKALYGRFENIQQGYVVEPNSDLKPESSKSFETGLRGNFESGNFDVAVFYNKYHDFINEDAALLAPTGTAFKASNIKRATIKGVEVKGRLNLDAFGAPQGLYTQGSAAYAYGRNEDTGEPLNSVNPLKGVFGLGYEQDSYGALVSWTLVKKQDRVDSATFFSPDGDTSKAPFKTPGFGILDLTGFYKVSNDVTINGGVYNLTDKKYWNWDDVRSFDSIGEAGVTAPANIDRLTQPGRNFAINVIWDI, from the coding sequence ATGTCCTCTCGTTTCAACCGCCGGTCCTCTTCGCCCGTCCTGTCCTTGCTGACCGCCGCCATCCTGTTGGCCGGCGTGCCGGTCATGGCCGCCACCGCCGCCGAACCGGTTTCGCGCAGCCAGGGCAACTACAACTTCAGCATCGAGCAGCAGCCGCTGGTCTCGGCGCTCAACGCCTTTACCGCGGTGACCGGCTGGCAAGTCGGCCTGCCGGCAGAGCTGGGCCAGGGCGTATCGTCACCCGGCGCACGCGGCCCGCTGTCGCCGGAAAAAGCCCTGGATCGCTTGTTGGTGGGGACCAACCTGAGCTACCGCAAACTGGGCAATAACAACATCGTGCTGGAAAAGCGCGCGGCGGGCAGCACCCTCAACCTGCAACAGGTGACCATCAGCGCCACCCGTAACGAGCAGGATGTCAGCCGTGTACCGAGCACTGTCAGCGTGCATGAACGCCAGGAGTTGGACCGCCTGAACGTGGGCAACAGCCGTGACCTGGTGCGTTACGAGCCTGGTGTGTCTGTCGGGGGCGCCGGCACGCGCTCCGGCAACGCCGGCTTCAATATCCGTGGTATCGACGGCGACCGCATCCTCACTCAAGTCGACGGCGTTGAAGTCCCGGATCACTTCTCCAACGGCCCTTACGCGCAAACCCGTCGCAATTATGTCGACCCGGAGATCGTCAAGCGCGTCGAGATCCTGCGCGGCCCGGCTTCGGCCCTGTACGGCAGCAGCGCCATCGGCGGTGCGGTGAGCTACTTCACCCTCGACCCCGACGACATCATCAAGCCTGGCAAGGACGTCGGCGCCCGCCTGAAAACCGGCTACAGCTCCGCCGACGAGAGCTGGCTGACCTCCGGTACGGTTGCCGGCCGCGTGCAGGACTTCGACGGTTTGCTCCACGTGAGCCAGCGCAACGGCCACGAGACCGAATCCTACGACGGCAACAACGCCACCGGCCTGAACCGCACCGGTGCCAACCCGGAAGACGCGCGCACCACCAACGTACTGGCCAAGCTGGGCTGGAACTATGGCGATGACAACCGCCTGGGCCTGACCTACGAGAAGTACAAGGACGACCGCGATACCAACCAGAAGAGCGCCGTGGGCGGCCCGTTCAACGCGGGCCCGTCCTCCAACCTGTACCGCTCGCGCGCTGGCAACGACACCATCACCCGTGAACGTTTCGCCATTGAAAACAGCTTCGCCCTCGAGTCGCCGATTGCCGACCGCATCAAGACCAGCCTCAATTACCAGATCGCCAAGACCGACCAGACCACAAACGAACACTATGTGGGCGCGCGCAACTTGTGGCGCGAACGGGAGACGCTCTACCAGGAAAAACAATGGGTCTTCGACGCCCAGTTGGACAAGGCCTTTGCCATCGGCGACACCGATCACGCGGTGACCTACGGCACCACACTCAAACAGGCGAAAGTCACTGGCTCACGCACGGGCAGCGCAACGTGCCTGGCGGTCAGCGTCGGCTGCGCGGCAATCGGCGCGCCCAGCACCAACATTCGTGACATCGTGGTACCCGCCAGCGACTTCCCGGACCCGACCATCAACACCTACGCCCTGTTCGCCCAGGACCAGATCAGTTGGGGCAAATGGACCTTCCTGCCCAGCGTGCGTTATGACTACACCCAGCTCAAGCCCAAGCTGACTGAGGATTTCCTCAACGCCACCGACCCGAACCGCATCTACAACCACGACGACAGCGAGAAAACCTGGCATCGCGTCTCGCCGAAATTCGGCCTGACCTACGCCCTCACCAACAACTACACCTGGTTCGGCCAGTACGCCGAAGGCTTCCGTACCCCGTCGGCCAAAGCCCTGTACGGCCGTTTTGAAAATATCCAGCAAGGTTATGTGGTAGAGCCCAACTCGGACCTCAAGCCGGAAAGCAGCAAGAGCTTCGAGACCGGCCTTCGTGGCAACTTCGAGTCGGGCAACTTTGACGTGGCGGTGTTCTACAACAAGTACCACGACTTCATCAACGAAGACGCGGCGCTGTTGGCCCCCACGGGTACCGCGTTCAAAGCCAGCAATATCAAGCGCGCCACCATCAAGGGCGTGGAAGTCAAAGGTCGCCTGAACCTCGACGCCTTTGGTGCGCCACAAGGCCTGTATACCCAGGGCTCGGCAGCCTATGCCTACGGTCGCAATGAGGACACTGGCGAACCACTCAACAGCGTCAACCCGCTCAAGGGCGTGTTTGGCCTGGGTTACGAGCAGGACAGCTATGGCGCATTGGTCAGTTGGACCCTGGTCAAGAAGCAAGACCGCGTCGACAGCGCGACCTTCTTCTCGCCAGACGGTGACACGAGCAAGGCACCGTTCAAGACCCCAGGCTTCGGCATTCTTGACCTGACCGGGTTCTACAAGGTTTCCAACGACGTAACCATCAACGGCGGCGTGTACAACCTGACCGACAAGAAGTACTGGAACTGGGATGACGTGCGCAGCTTCGACAGCATCGGCGAAGCCGGCGTGACCGCTCCCGCCAACATCGACCGCCTGACCCAGCCGGGCCGCAACTTTGCTATCAACGTGATTTGGGACATCTGA
- a CDS encoding biliverdin-producing heme oxygenase encodes MTASPTAERPSLRSQRLNQITNEPHTKLDALVKAHAPFETQANFARFVVAQYLFQSELVALYNDGELIKLVPDLAERCRAEAAKLDLADLDTEVPAPVAGAVSNPSKAEALGWLFVSEGSKLGAAFLIKRAVGLGLSETFGARHLGEPAGGRAEGWKRFTRTLDGLEFSAEEEAAVEKGAVDAFVRFTVLLEQAYATAPELA; translated from the coding sequence ATGACCGCTTCTCCTACCGCAGAACGCCCAAGCCTGCGCTCCCAGCGCCTGAACCAAATCACCAACGAGCCACACACCAAGCTGGACGCCTTGGTCAAGGCCCACGCCCCGTTTGAAACCCAGGCCAATTTTGCCCGTTTCGTCGTGGCGCAGTACCTGTTCCAGTCGGAACTGGTGGCCCTGTACAACGATGGCGAACTGATCAAGCTCGTCCCAGACCTGGCCGAACGCTGCCGTGCAGAAGCCGCCAAACTGGACCTGGCCGACCTGGACACCGAAGTGCCAGCGCCGGTCGCTGGTGCCGTGAGCAACCCGAGCAAAGCCGAAGCCTTGGGCTGGCTGTTCGTGTCCGAAGGCTCAAAGCTGGGCGCTGCGTTCCTGATCAAGCGCGCCGTGGGTCTGGGCCTGAGCGAAACCTTCGGTGCCCGTCACCTGGGTGAGCCGGCCGGTGGTCGTGCCGAAGGCTGGAAGCGCTTTACCCGCACCCTCGACGGCCTGGAATTCAGTGCCGAAGAAGAAGCGGCGGTAGAAAAAGGCGCGGTGGATGCGTTTGTGCGCTTCACCGTGTTGCTGGAACAGGCGTACGCTACAGCCCCAGAACTGGCCTGA
- a CDS encoding YbaN family protein: MTGKPQSTSKIAQILFGLLAYVSLGIGLVAIVIPGLPTTEFILLAAWAATKSSPRLSAWLENHRLFGPILSNWRNGKIIARRAKVSATVSMLLCAILMLVMLDHGWPIYLAIAGMGLGNLWIWSRPERLAQPV; this comes from the coding sequence ATGACCGGCAAACCCCAATCCACCTCGAAAATCGCGCAGATCCTGTTCGGCCTACTGGCCTATGTCAGCCTGGGCATCGGACTGGTGGCGATTGTCATACCAGGTTTGCCCACCACCGAATTCATCCTGCTGGCCGCCTGGGCTGCCACCAAAAGCTCGCCACGCCTCAGTGCCTGGCTGGAAAACCACCGCCTGTTCGGGCCGATCCTGTCCAACTGGCGCAACGGCAAGATCATCGCCCGTCGAGCCAAAGTCAGCGCCACCGTGAGCATGCTGCTGTGCGCCATCTTGATGCTGGTGATGCTCGACCATGGCTGGCCGATCTACCTGGCGATTGCCGGGATGGGCCTGGGCAACCTGTGGATCTGGTCACGTCCCGAACGGCTTGCGCAGCCCGTATAA
- a CDS encoding methyl-accepting chemotaxis protein, whose amino-acid sequence MFDTLSIRLKIVLLSGLCLLGVIALVVGINIYNTNQNDQLVSDSSSRMLTASVEQLLQAKAAEQAVQLQKTFGDSQVALTALADQIKDLRNLATKRSLDAGALREELNQSVKTAFERNNKVLGIWLSFEPNGLDGKDSEFIDDKARVSNEKGRFSSYWSRAGGAGLNTIMVEEDLTKTTLNLSGTPYNIWYTCPRDTRSTCLLDPYEDTVAGKPVLMTTISLPLIVDGKVIGIVGVDIALTALQAATDAAQKDLFNGAAHLEILSSTGLIAAYSGEPAKVGKNLIDTLGAEGKEIVQLLASDNRMIREQGDTIRAVYPVKPISDAKSWGVVIKLPKAVMLADNVKLQAVLDDAQAAGTLKALLVAATAALLGLLLIWLTATGVTRPINSVAAMLKDIASGDGDLTQRLAYAKKDELGELVNWFNRFLDKLQPTIAQIKQSITEARGTADQSSAIARQTSEGMQVQFREIDQVATASNEMSATAHDVANSASNAASAARGADQSAREGMSIIEQSTRDITTLAEEVSKAVGEVEALAVNSEQIGSVLEVIRSIAEQTNLLALNAAIEAARAGESGRGFAVVADEVRNLAKRTQDSVEEIRLVIERIQSGTRGVVATMHSSQSQAQSNAGQIHQAVQALGKISDAVTVISDMNLQIASAAEQQSAVAEEVNRNVSAIRTVTETLTGQATESAAISSQLNALASQQMKLMDQFKV is encoded by the coding sequence ATGTTCGACACCCTCTCTATCCGCTTGAAAATCGTGCTGCTCTCCGGGCTCTGCCTACTGGGCGTGATAGCGCTGGTGGTCGGCATCAATATCTACAACACCAACCAGAACGATCAGTTGGTCAGCGATTCAAGCTCGCGCATGCTCACCGCCAGCGTGGAACAACTGCTGCAAGCCAAGGCCGCCGAACAGGCCGTGCAACTGCAGAAAACCTTCGGCGACAGCCAGGTGGCGTTGACCGCCCTGGCCGACCAGATCAAAGACCTGCGCAACCTCGCGACCAAGCGCTCCCTGGATGCCGGCGCCCTGCGCGAAGAACTCAACCAGAGCGTAAAAACCGCGTTCGAACGCAACAACAAGGTGCTGGGCATCTGGCTGTCGTTCGAGCCCAACGGCCTGGATGGCAAGGACAGCGAATTCATTGATGACAAGGCGCGCGTGTCCAACGAAAAAGGCCGTTTCTCCAGCTACTGGAGCCGGGCCGGTGGTGCAGGCCTGAATACCATCATGGTCGAAGAGGACCTGACCAAGACCACCCTCAACCTCAGCGGTACGCCCTACAACATCTGGTACACCTGCCCACGGGACACCCGCAGCACTTGCCTGCTGGACCCGTATGAAGACACGGTGGCAGGCAAACCCGTGCTGATGACCACTATTTCCCTGCCACTGATCGTGGACGGCAAGGTCATTGGCATTGTCGGTGTCGACATCGCCCTCACCGCCCTGCAAGCGGCCACCGATGCGGCGCAGAAAGACCTGTTCAACGGCGCGGCACACCTGGAGATTCTTTCCAGCACCGGCTTGATCGCCGCCTACAGTGGCGAACCGGCCAAGGTCGGCAAGAACCTGATCGATACCCTTGGCGCCGAAGGCAAGGAAATCGTGCAACTGCTGGCCAGTGACAACCGCATGATCCGCGAACAGGGCGACACCATCCGCGCCGTGTACCCGGTCAAGCCAATCAGCGATGCCAAATCCTGGGGCGTGGTGATCAAGCTGCCAAAAGCCGTGATGCTGGCCGATAACGTCAAGCTACAAGCCGTGCTCGACGATGCCCAGGCGGCTGGCACGCTCAAAGCGTTGCTGGTGGCGGCTACCGCAGCGCTGCTCGGCCTGCTGCTGATCTGGCTGACCGCCACCGGCGTGACCCGCCCGATCAACAGCGTGGCCGCCATGCTCAAGGACATCGCCAGCGGCGACGGCGACCTCACCCAGCGGCTGGCGTATGCCAAGAAAGACGAACTGGGCGAACTGGTGAACTGGTTCAACCGCTTCCTCGACAAGCTGCAACCGACCATCGCGCAGATCAAGCAAAGCATCACCGAGGCGCGCGGTACGGCGGATCAGTCGTCGGCCATTGCCCGCCAGACCAGCGAAGGCATGCAGGTGCAGTTCCGCGAAATCGACCAAGTGGCCACGGCGTCCAACGAAATGAGCGCCACCGCCCACGACGTGGCCAACAGCGCCTCCAATGCCGCCAGCGCGGCACGCGGTGCAGACCAGTCGGCGCGTGAAGGCATGTCGATCATCGAGCAGAGCACCCGCGACATCACCACCCTCGCCGAAGAAGTCAGCAAAGCCGTAGGCGAAGTCGAAGCCCTGGCGGTCAACAGCGAGCAGATCGGTTCAGTGCTGGAAGTGATCCGCAGCATCGCCGAGCAGACCAACCTGCTGGCGCTCAACGCCGCGATCGAAGCCGCCCGCGCCGGCGAAAGCGGCCGTGGGTTTGCGGTGGTAGCCGATGAAGTGCGCAACCTGGCCAAACGCACCCAGGATTCGGTGGAGGAAATCCGCCTGGTGATCGAACGCATCCAGAGCGGCACCCGTGGCGTGGTGGCGACCATGCATTCAAGCCAAAGCCAGGCCCAGAGCAATGCCGGGCAGATCCATCAGGCCGTGCAGGCCTTGGGCAAGATCAGCGACGCCGTGACGGTGATCAGCGACATGAACCTGCAAATCGCCAGCGCCGCCGAACAACAGAGCGCAGTGGCCGAAGAGGTCAATCGCAACGTCTCGGCGATCCGCACCGTGACCGAAACCCTGACCGGCCAGGCTACTGAGTCGGCGGCTATCAGCAGCCAACTCAATGCGTTGGCCAGCCAACAGATGAAACTCATGGATCAGTTCAAGGTGTAA
- a CDS encoding NAD(P)H nitroreductase, protein MQALDALLNRVSVPRLLEPAPTQEQRDVLFATAMRAPDHGQLRPWRFLTVEGAAREQMGTLLAEAARLQDADAPQAAIDKARNGPLRAPLVVVVIARLQEHFKVPKSEQLLAAACAAHGILLAAYAQGIGAVWRTGELSYSAHVAKGLGLTADEEVIGFLYLGTPQNPPRTAPKEDIAAFVQAWTGL, encoded by the coding sequence ATGCAGGCTCTCGACGCTTTGCTCAACCGTGTTTCCGTGCCGCGCCTGTTGGAACCGGCACCGACCCAGGAGCAGCGCGACGTGCTGTTCGCCACCGCCATGCGTGCGCCCGATCACGGCCAACTGCGCCCTTGGCGGTTCCTGACCGTTGAAGGCGCGGCCCGTGAGCAGATGGGTACGCTGCTGGCCGAGGCCGCACGCCTGCAAGACGCCGACGCCCCGCAAGCCGCTATCGACAAGGCCCGGAACGGCCCATTGCGCGCACCGCTGGTGGTGGTGGTGATTGCCCGTCTGCAGGAGCACTTCAAGGTGCCCAAGTCCGAGCAACTGTTGGCCGCGGCTTGTGCGGCCCACGGCATTCTGCTCGCGGCATACGCCCAGGGGATCGGCGCGGTGTGGCGTACTGGCGAATTGTCCTACTCGGCCCATGTGGCCAAAGGCTTGGGGCTGACGGCCGATGAGGAGGTGATTGGCTTCCTCTATTTGGGTACACCGCAGAACCCGCCGCGTACGGCGCCGAAGGAAGATATTGCGGCGTTCGTGCAGGCCTGGACCGGCCTCTAA
- a CDS encoding di-heme oxidoredictase family protein, giving the protein MFRSLIRLSVACMALGLAACDDAPRFTKAEPGESRAGGAATVNKRDQNAFSLPSANLSPTRRLDFSVGNSFFRSPWVIAPSTTTARDGLGPLFNTNACQNCHIKDGRGHPPLPDAANAVSMLVRLSIPLPIQEQAPYAKLIEQAGVVPEPVYGGQLQDMAVPGVVPEGKVRVHYTPVNVTFKDGTVVELRKPQLQITQLGYGPMHPDTLFSARIAPPMIGLGLLEAISDADILRNTEAKTADKEAIVGRPNQVWDDAQQKTVLGRFGWKAGQPNLNQQNVHAFSGDMGLTTSLRPFDDCTDAQVACKQAPNGNGADGEPEVSDNILRLVLFYTRNLAVPVRRAVNDPQVLAGKNLFYQAGCQGCHKPTFTTAANAAEPELANQVIRPYSDLLLHDMGDGLADNRSEFKAGGRDWRTPPLWGIGLTQTVSGHTQFLHDGRARNLLEAVLWHGGEAQAAQQHVLSFNAEQRAALLAFLNSL; this is encoded by the coding sequence ATGTTCCGTTCGCTTATCCGTCTGTCCGTCGCGTGCATGGCCCTGGGCCTGGCCGCGTGTGATGACGCCCCCAGGTTTACCAAGGCAGAGCCAGGTGAATCACGGGCGGGCGGCGCGGCGACGGTGAACAAGCGCGACCAGAACGCGTTTTCCCTGCCCTCGGCCAACCTGTCGCCGACCCGACGCCTGGATTTCAGCGTTGGCAACAGCTTCTTTCGCAGCCCGTGGGTGATCGCGCCGTCTACCACCACCGCCCGTGATGGCCTGGGCCCGCTGTTCAACACCAACGCCTGCCAGAACTGCCATATCAAGGACGGCCGTGGCCACCCGCCACTGCCGGATGCGGCCAATGCGGTGTCGATGCTGGTGCGCCTGTCAATTCCCCTGCCTATCCAGGAGCAGGCCCCCTACGCCAAGCTCATCGAGCAGGCGGGCGTGGTACCCGAGCCCGTCTACGGCGGGCAACTGCAAGACATGGCGGTGCCGGGCGTGGTGCCGGAAGGCAAGGTGCGAGTCCATTACACGCCGGTAAACGTCACGTTCAAGGACGGCACTGTCGTCGAGTTGCGCAAGCCGCAGTTGCAGATCACCCAACTGGGCTATGGCCCGATGCACCCCGACACCCTGTTCTCCGCGCGCATCGCCCCGCCGATGATCGGCCTGGGCCTGCTCGAAGCAATCAGTGACGCAGACATCCTGCGCAACACCGAGGCAAAAACCGCCGATAAAGAAGCCATCGTCGGCCGGCCAAATCAGGTCTGGGATGACGCCCAGCAAAAAACCGTGCTTGGGCGTTTTGGCTGGAAAGCCGGGCAACCCAACCTCAATCAACAAAATGTTCACGCATTTTCTGGTGATATGGGCCTCACTACGTCCCTGAGGCCCTTCGATGACTGCACAGATGCCCAAGTGGCCTGCAAACAGGCACCCAACGGCAATGGCGCCGATGGCGAGCCGGAAGTCAGCGATAACATCCTGCGCCTGGTGCTGTTCTACACCCGCAACCTTGCCGTGCCTGTGCGCCGCGCGGTCAATGACCCGCAGGTGCTGGCCGGGAAAAACCTGTTCTACCAGGCCGGTTGCCAGGGTTGCCACAAACCGACGTTTACCACCGCCGCAAATGCTGCCGAACCGGAGCTTGCCAACCAAGTGATCCGTCCCTACAGCGATTTGCTGCTGCACGACATGGGCGATGGCCTGGCCGACAACCGCAGCGAATTCAAGGCCGGGGGCCGCGACTGGCGCACGCCGCCGTTGTGGGGCATCGGCCTGACGCAAACCGTGAGTGGCCATACCCAGTTCTTGCATGACGGCCGCGCCCGCAACCTGCTGGAAGCCGTGCTCTGGCATGGCGGTGAGGCACAAGCGGCGCAGCAGCATGTGTTGTCCTTTAATGCCGAACAGCGCGCTGCGTTGCTGGCGTTCCTGAATTCTTTATAA